cgggggccagcgagatcatctcgagccgtgcctatcctgacttatccataaaggaccaggtcctagtgagtgtctctcaagccgcatCTACCCGTTCTAACCATATCCATTACCACACTACACgctcactgctctaaattactacAAACAATATCTAtgacacttcatcaattaagaatgcaatataaaattttcctagtatttaactacatagatacatatttataagtgatgcatgggcatgcttgaacatataataatattgaaatcataattaaaattaatattttactcacagacttaaaccgATGTTACTGCGGCGGTTGtacagaggaggaaggctgtcccggctcacctgacaaatttcattgcaattatttaatatatttgactcaatacaagtttgaaAAAGATCAAAGATATCCTAAATCGTATCGAAAATacggcagagtctctcctatacctaggacctatccaatctgcaaaagggctcaaaatgcacttctatatctacaagtcacatccacaactcaatcacatcacatggcccctcctgggcccacccaaacagtcaacaaccataatttaaaaaattacaatttagtccctacaattaccccttttgcaaaaactaccaaaatgaactctaaaaattctaaaactttgtcccacggtccttagcaatattattaagctaatacaaaaggaattatatttttttaacctaccacgaatattttatagatttttaatcgaaatcaagcactagataattaagaaaaatgagggttcgggtttacctaggTCAATTTCGACCCTGGAGACGCTTCTGGGACGTCTAAAAATGATGGGATAGCTTATAATTTGACTCAGTTCTGAAGCTTTTTCTGTAGTCTGTCTGCCCAGCCCGAAATTACAGACTCGAGCAACGGtctaatttccgcgaattgaatatATCTACGCAACGCCCATAACACGGGAGTTAGTATagaatttttacggaattttctaaactcatttaatgctcgaaaaaatactgcaaagttttgcgggacccaccgaaaaacaatATCAGAAAAATTTGAATGGGTATTGTCGTGAAGTTCTCGTCGAGTGGAGCACTCCAATACTCTTAGATTTTTTGTGGGATTTAAGGTTttcaagaaatctagcccaaaagtcataatgggctaaaattttctgaacaaaaattggacaaaccgctcgatgaatttttgtgttcttggtgtatatggaaaactctcgaggtgtagatgtgttttgggataagacccgatccgattggtggccgaatTGGGCGGAATCGGCCTAGGAAGTTAAAGCGGCGCGGGTGCATGGAGGAGACTTTCGCACTGTTTTCCAACGGCCTGGAGGCTAGCCGGCGGCGAGGGAGGGGTGGGGAAGGGCGGCGACGGCGTAGAGAGGGGTGGGGAAGCGGTAGCCGGGGCGgagggagagggaggagagagggaagagaggcatcgggaagagagaagaaaggagaagaaaaggaaaaagggaccGGTTCAACTAGATCGGTCTGATTCGATTAGGTTCGATTCAATCGGTTCAATTTAGAatacccaaaattgaattttGACTCTGCCTTGGGATAAAAAATGAGGCctaaaaatttcagaaaaattctagaaaactcagaaaaattcgtagggtctaaatatatttttagttttgccatgtagtctttaaattaatttttaaaaataaccaAAGTTTtacattttcaaaaaataaacctgatttcaaaaattcgaaaaatttcaaataattttccaaaatttaaataacataaaatattaatagctactcataaaataattaatttaaaaattaggggtgttacagattgcGTACCTGCTTTGAACTTCTGAGGTTCTGAATTCTGATAAGGActagaaattaatttataatttcagtaTACTACAAAGGGAGGAGCATTAttgtgtgttttcttaacattggTTTCTTGGAATTTTTTGGTGCACTTGTCCTGTATTAACATTAATGATCTTTTTTTATCCATGATGGGTATTCTCAAATTATTTTGATGGTTTTTTATTGTGACAATGGCCATGCACCCAATAAGTTTTAcaatatttaagttatttatagaGTCGTGaggtttaaatttgaattttaattagaattaattataaaaaaagtaaTGCAAATTTTAAATTTCTGTATGTAACAAGAGATTTCAATGcttatgatatttttttttttagaattaatgccaatgattattgttggaatttagctatatattaaatattcttaaagaaataaaatgacaatattggcactccataatttaaatattctaaTTTTACCATTACCATTATTAATCttgtaggaaaaaaaaaaaaaagagtcggGCCTAATTCTAAGGCCGAAAGCTAGCTCAGAGGAGATTTATTCAAATCTTGTATTTAGCACAAAGTTTTTATTCTAAAGTAAAAACATCTCCATCTTAAAAATTAGATTAAGGGGAGAAAGTTTGCTCAAGTCTTATATttaacataaaatttttatttcaaatcaatgtgAGATAGTAGATctctttattaatttttcatatttataatCTATTctattttatgaaataaaatttttaaatcattttaattttccaaacatatttttttcttttataatacAATACactatcatttttttattctttcatgttttacaaaaatattatctttaataatagttataataataattagtagtgtaatttttttcaaaataaagtcaaaatttttttatgagaATAAATTCTTACTCAAGTACATCTAATGGATTTGAGTTTTCAATTTTGACTATTAAAAGAGCATAttctacaaaataaataaaaaattatttattatattcatatatttagtaattttcttcatttacaaatttttaatttttaatttgtttttaaaaatatatttataaaaaatttatgataaatttaacaaaaataattataacaGCGTCAAAACCTTtcgattttaataaatttttactaTTAAAAAGGAGTACTATTggcaaatttaaaaataaaaattataattaaaatattgaaaaatttttaaatattgtttgaaaaataattataagaaattatttagttattctaatattttataatttacatatattaacttaatttaattgttaatTAATATTTTGCTTAATTAGTTAGCGGCGACACTTATAAGCGCTCAAGCTGTTAACCATATTTCATAAGACAAGCTTATATAAAAGATTATTAGTTTTATATAAACCTAAGCCTAGTTATtaacaataatttaaattaattatttaaattggataattaattatgattgaaaagttataaatttgatttgaaataaatttttgaGAAAGAAGATATTTAAAGATTTAACTTTGACTCTGCAGCATTATATTTGTTATTTAATATGTCCGGCAtggaatattaaataatattcatTTTTTTATTCAATCAACAAAATCAATTTTCCCCATTTGACAACTTAATGGACTaattaaaagaaaaggaaaaaaaactaCATTCAATGTGATGGAATTTATAATATTTGAATCTTTGAGATTATGTGTATAGTTATAGACTAATgtgattttaattaacataaagtTGAGTACATAATTGGGTAATTATATATGTTCTAAGAAAAGTTGAATTGTATGTTGAGATAGACTAAAGTATCGGTTGACTACTGTATgtactaaatttttaattatttaatgaaatcgatatatatatatatatatatatatatatatatatatatattaatgattttattaaaattattaattatagtaaaaTTTATGTGAGAcccattataataataattataataaattattatataaatatatcaaGTTTATGGtataatttttcaaataagataatCAAATCTAATTTAAACCGATCaccgctttatatatatatatgcggcAGGATCGTCCTGCGTCGATTAGGGTTGCGCTCAGCCTGACCTGCAGGTTGCTGCTTGGCCTTGCTTGCTCAGGAGTTCTAGCTAAGTCTTCTTGATTTTGTTTTTTCGGATTTCATCCCTCCTTTgaatcgaaaaaaaaaaaattgtacacttacactaaaaataaattatgaacatTGTTTGCGCTTAGCATTATTCCTGTGACTTGTAAATAATTGTCAAGACATGATGTAATTGATGATAAACTATCAAAATCTTCTCATCTAGAAGTCGCTAATTTTGAATTTCCAAGATTTCAATGCCAAATTTTCATGACAAACAAAAACAAGATTGCGAAAATTCATGGTGCTCCATTTGAAAAGTACAGCGATGATGAGAATAAATAAGTGAAGGTGGGGATTCTATTCATCACTGTAACTTGCACACACAGCAGAGAGATAAGCGAAAGTACAACCACAATGGCGGAATCACATCCGATGATTGGTGGAGATGGTACGTACAGCTACACAAAAAACTCCTACTTACAGGTAAAATCATTCAAATCAGGGAGAGATTAATCTTCTTAATGTTGAGACGTAAATAATATATACTTGATCTTCCTATGTGCAGAGAGAAGGCATAAAATATGCTAAGGGGCTGATTGATGAGACAATTGCTCACAAGCTTGACATAAAAGATCTGCTTTCTAATTCAAGGTCTTTTAAGATTGCAGATTTGGGATGTTCTGTTGGACCCAACACCTTTATTTGCATGGAAAGTGTTATTCAAGCTGTGAAACATAAGTTCCAATCCCATGGTCTCACTGAACAAATTCCTGATTTTCAAGTTTTCTTTAGTGATCATACCTTCAATGATTTCAATACTCTCTTCAGATCTCTCCCTCCAGAAAGACCATATTTTGCTGCTGGTGTGCCAGGGTCATTCCACGGGAGGCTATTCCCTGAGTCCTCTGTTCATTTTGTCCATAGCTCCTATGCTTTACATTGGATCTCCCAGGTGCCAAAAGAGATCCTGGATAAGAGCTCACCTGCATGGAACAAGGGCAGAATTTACTACACAGGTGCACCAGATGAAGTTGGAAAAGCTTATGCCATCCAGTTTGCAAAGGACGTGGAGATATTTCTGGACGCTAGAGCTAAAGAGCTTGTGGTTGGTGGTATGATGGTGCTTATTTTGCCTGGAATCCGTAATGGGATTTCTCATTCCTGTGCAGTAGTTAATGTGATGCTCGATCTTTTAGGATCCTGCCTCATGGATATGTGTAAAGAGGTGAGCCCAAGAACTAGTGTAACAATTGCATGCAATATAGTTATGAATTGTATTAATCAATTTTTACTCAATTATACAGGGATTGGTGAGCGAAGCTCAAGTGGACTCTTTCAATTTGCCTACGTATGTTCCCTCTCCTAAGGAGATGATAGACCTTGTAGAAAGAAATGGGAGCTTCAAAATTGAGCGAATGGAGCTATTTGACCCTGTACCTGGCAATGAAGCGCAAATCTTGGGCAGCGGCCATGCATGGAAGATGCACTTCAGGGCTGGATTGGAGGGTGTTTTTAGCAAGCATTTTGCAAGTGAGACCATAGATGAATTGTTTGATCGTTTTCCCAACAAGGCGGCAGAAAAACTGAAGGCCACCTCAACTGAAACATCTCTTCTATTTATTGCTCTAAAACGCAAATGATCCATCCACTTGAAGTCCATAAGCTTCGGCTCCTGCTACACATAGTTTTCCTTGTCATATTTATGCAACACTAATGTTGAATGAGTatgaaattcataataaatttgaTTGCTCTATTGCCAATTAGTAAGcaatatttaagatattttattttattttcactcctttttttcttttttttttcttgattggAGTTCGAAATTATTGAAAATCCAAGATCTAATAAAATTAGGATTTGagttaaaactaaaaaaaaaattaattacaatttattaggaagaaaataaaaaaataaaaaaaagaaagaaaatcggTAGTcaaaaaagtccaaattaaagtTGGGTTTACTTTTCTAAGAGTCCAAAATTGGACTCTCTCACGTGGCCTGTCAAAGGAGAGAGTGGCCATAATTTGTGAAAGACACGAGCGCGTGTTAAGTGAAAGACACGCGGTGTGATGAGTGGCCGTGCAGTGAGCTGTGCTCAGTACGTTCGGAAAAGATAATATTTTGGTGTTTCAACCTTTTTTAATGTAAGTGACCTCTTTTCCTCTCCTCTCCTCTGctcttttttctcttttaatttttttttttagcagcTACCATTGAATTTCTCTTTGGTGCTTACCTtcagttccttttttttttttttttcccttatttTGTTActctttattaatttttttaataaattttcaaatttgtatgtatttataacatatctagatttctctctttaattttaattaggaatatatctaaaattttcttttggtCCTATTTTCCTATTAGTGGTCTTTTTTTTCTCCccttaacaaaattttatttatttttaatagtatTTGAATGgactaattaataatttaaaatataatatgaattgttaattttttaatttagttgaAGACTTTGATTCTTTTAAGTATGGGTAATGGTGCTTTGTAAATAGAGTCTATTAGTGTGGCTtattttttaattgatatttagtgATTTAATCTCTTCTATAGACTATAGAGATAATAAGTTCTCGAAAGGATAATATTatagaatttttttaattttctaaaataaaaaaagaactaATTACTATTTGACATATTATTCACCTTTGATCAGATtctactcaattcaactcaattaagcctttatctcaaaaatttgaggtTAGCTATATGAATTtgctttctctactctaaacgattttgggttaaatcctcagaaatgtgtaatatttgtaggttatgttgtactactctcatccaagtcaatttaggtctacccttttttttttctttctatcctctaacataatgtgctttacttgtctaactggagtctccgtatgtttacgattcacatgaccaaaccacctcaatttcccttctctcaacttatcctcaactggcaccactcctaccttttctttaatactctcattacggattttatctagtctaatatggccactcatccactttaacattctcatctcttcaACTCTTATCTTATACGCATACAACTCTTATCTTTGATCAgattatattgaaaattttaattgcctgtgtttattattttttctcttaggagaaaattatattatacttattttataatttttattattgaatgtgaattttttttataaaaaaaaaaactattttcaaTGTANNNNNNNNNNNNNNNNNNNNNNNNNNNNNNNNNNNNNNNNNNNNNNNNNNNNNNNNNNNNNNNNNNNNNNNNNNNNNNNNNNNNNNNNNNNNNNNNNNNNGTGTGAATTTTCCATAAGAGTTTATTATATGGCGTTAATGTCAGTGACTCTTATGTTTAGTTGGCTGTAAAATTGAGTTGTTGCAAGGTGGGCAAATTTTGCACTCATTATTTTGCCTTCCCTTTGGGAATAGATGCAAGAAAGTATTGTACCTGGTTGCCAGTAATTCACAAAATTGAAGAAAGGCTTTCTTTTTGGAAGGGCAAATTACTTTCAATGGCTGGTAGGATTGTTTTAATTAAGTCATGCCTCTATAGTATGCTTATTTACTATTTGTGCATCTTCAAAATACCAGTAAGTAGCCCAAAGAATTGAGAAGTTGATGTGTTCTTTCTTCTGGTCAAGTCGTGCATCCTCACAAAATCTTCATTTGGTTAATTGGTCCACCTATTATAAGCAAAAGTTAGGGGGTCTAGGCATCAAGGACATCCTACTCCACAACCAAGCTTTACTTTTCAAGTGGCTTTGGCATTTTGTTCACTCTCATGACTCTGTATGGGTGCGGACACTACAATCAAAATATAATTTTCAAGGAATTTCATTA
The Hevea brasiliensis isolate MT/VB/25A 57/8 chromosome 18, ASM3005281v1, whole genome shotgun sequence genome window above contains:
- the LOC131175930 gene encoding loganic acid O-methyltransferase-like gives rise to the protein MIREISESTTTMAESHPMIGGDGTYSYTKNSYLQREGIKYAKGLIDETIAHKLDIKDLLSNSRSFKIADLGCSVGPNTFICMESVIQAVKHKFQSHGLTEQIPDFQVFFSDHTFNDFNTLFRSLPPERPYFAAGVPGSFHGRLFPESSVHFVHSSYALHWISQVPKEILDKSSPAWNKGRIYYTGAPDEVGKAYAIQFAKDVEIFLDARAKELVVGGMMVLILPGIRNGISHSCAVVNVMLDLLGSCLMDMCKEGLVSEAQVDSFNLPTYVPSPKEMIDLVERNGSFKIERMELFDPVPGNEAQILGSGHAWKMHFRAGLEGVFSKHFASETIDELFDRFPNKAAEKLKATSTETSLLFIALKRK